From a region of the Timaviella obliquedivisa GSE-PSE-MK23-08B genome:
- a CDS encoding Uma2 family endonuclease, with protein MVHLQLNQIRIAPGQRVQLERVSWSEFEAISAELGEGRSTQIAYYDGTLEIMAPLPEHETAKVFLGDFVKALLNELEIEWLSLGSTTLKQQLMAAGIEPDDCFYIQTCQQMVGKTRLDLAIDPPPDLAIEIDLTSKTQISAYEALKVPEVWCYDNGILKFFVLQNGRYIESQVSPNFPNLPLLEYLPKFIQRGQTEVMSAVQRSFRQWVRERLIRC; from the coding sequence ATGGTACATCTCCAACTCAATCAAATACGGATCGCACCAGGACAACGTGTGCAGTTGGAAAGAGTTAGCTGGTCGGAGTTTGAAGCAATTTCGGCAGAGTTGGGAGAAGGGCGATCGACCCAAATCGCTTATTATGACGGCACTCTAGAAATTATGGCTCCTCTGCCCGAACATGAAACCGCTAAAGTTTTTTTAGGCGATTTTGTCAAAGCTCTGCTTAACGAACTAGAAATAGAGTGGCTCTCGTTAGGTTCTACCACCTTAAAACAGCAGTTGATGGCGGCTGGAATTGAACCAGATGATTGTTTTTACATTCAAACTTGTCAACAGATGGTGGGAAAAACTCGGTTGGATTTAGCGATCGATCCGCCGCCTGATCTGGCGATCGAAATTGATTTGACCTCTAAAACCCAAATTAGTGCCTACGAAGCTCTAAAAGTGCCAGAGGTCTGGTGCTATGACAACGGCATCCTAAAGTTTTTTGTGTTGCAGAATGGGCGCTATATAGAATCTCAAGTTAGTCCAAACTTTCCAAATTTACCGTTATTAGAATACCTTCCCAAATTTATTCAGCGCGGTCAAACTGAGGTGATGAGTGCTGTGCAGCGATCGTTTCGGCAATGGGTTCGGGAACGTCTGATCCGTTGCTGA
- the dapB gene encoding 4-hydroxy-tetrahydrodipicolinate reductase: MSSPIPVVVNGAGGKMGREVVKAIVAAEDLTLVGAVDRSPELQGLDVGIVAGCGELEIPILADLQATLVMATQEKQLAVMVDFTHPDSVYNNVRAAIAYGVRPVVGTTGLSPDQIQDLADFADKASTGCLIVPNFSIGMVLLQQAAVRASQYFDYVEIIELHHNQKADAPSGTAIQTAQLLEEFGKPFNPPQVKETEKIPGARGSQTESGIRIHSVRLPGLIAHEEVIFGAPGEIYTLRHDTTDRASFMPGVLLSIRKVITLKSLVYGLEKIL; this comes from the coding sequence ATGTCAAGTCCAATCCCAGTCGTGGTCAATGGTGCAGGGGGCAAAATGGGGCGCGAGGTGGTTAAAGCGATCGTCGCTGCCGAAGATTTAACCCTGGTTGGAGCAGTCGATCGCAGCCCCGAACTGCAAGGGCTGGACGTGGGCATAGTGGCGGGCTGTGGCGAACTAGAGATCCCCATTCTGGCAGACCTGCAAGCCACTTTGGTGATGGCAACCCAGGAGAAGCAGCTTGCTGTGATGGTGGACTTTACCCATCCTGACTCGGTGTACAACAATGTGCGGGCAGCGATCGCCTATGGAGTGCGCCCCGTTGTGGGCACCACCGGACTCAGCCCCGACCAAATTCAAGATTTAGCAGACTTTGCCGATAAAGCCAGCACGGGTTGCCTTATTGTTCCTAATTTCTCTATCGGTATGGTATTGCTTCAACAGGCGGCTGTCCGCGCCTCTCAATACTTCGATTATGTGGAAATTATTGAACTACACCACAACCAAAAAGCCGATGCTCCCAGCGGTACTGCCATTCAAACTGCTCAGCTTTTAGAAGAATTCGGCAAGCCCTTCAATCCGCCTCAAGTCAAAGAAACCGAAAAGATACCAGGAGCAAGAGGCTCCCAAACCGAATCAGGTATTCGGATTCATAGTGTTCGCTTGCCCGGACTCATTGCCCATGAGGAAGTGATTTTTGGTGCGCCTGGAGAAATTTATACACTGCGGCATGATACGACCGATCGCGCCAGCTTTATGCCAGGAGTATTGCTGTCTATTCGCAAAGTCATTACCCTCAAATCTCTGGTTTACGGTCTAGAGAAAATTCTGTGA
- the clpB gene encoding ATP-dependent chaperone ClpB, whose protein sequence is MQPTDPNKFTEKAWEAIARTPEIAKQSQHQQLESEHLMLALLEQDGLAANIFNKLGVNSQQVRHYTEEYIRKQPKVSGAGGAVYLGRSLDVLTDRAEKIRLEFGDDYISIEHLLLAYPKDERFGRGLFQEFKLDERKLKIAVDQIRGTQKVTDQNPEGKYESLTKYGRDLTEYARQGKLDPVIGRDDEIRRTIQILSRRTKNNPVLIGEPGVGKTAIAEGLAQRILSGDVPESLKDRKLISLDMGALIAGAKYRGEFEDRLKAVLKEVTDSQGNIILFIDEIHTVVGAGATQGAMDAGNLLKPMLARGELRCIGATTLDEYRKYIEKDAALERRFQQVYVDQPSVEDTISILRGLKERYELHHAVRISDSSLVAAATLSNRYISDRFLPDKAIDLVDEAAAKMKMEITSKPDALDEVDRKILQLEMERLSLKKESDLASKDRLERIEKELADLKEEQRTLSTQWHAEKDIINQVQAIKEEIDRVNLEIQQAERDYDLNKAAELKYGKSTDLQRKLQEAEVKMTQTQTNGKSLLREEVSESDIAEIISKWTGIPISKLVASEMDKLLQLEDELHQRVVGQDEAVTAVADAIQRSRAGLSDPNRPIASFIFLGPTGVGKTELAKALAAYLFDTEEAMVRIDMSEYMEKHTVSRLIGAPPGYVGYEEGGQLTEAIRRRPYSVILFDEIEKAHSDVFNVMLQILDDGRVTDSQGRTVDFKNSIIIMTSNIGSQYILDLAGDDTQHEEMRSRVMLAMRENFRPEFLNRIDEVIIFHSLQKSELRRIIKLQVERLAERLSDRKMSLRLSDSALDFLAEVGYDPVYGARPLKRAIQRELETQIAKAILRSEFVNGDTIFVDVENERLAFKRLPSEVLTTQG, encoded by the coding sequence ATGCAACCTACTGATCCTAATAAATTTACTGAAAAAGCCTGGGAAGCGATCGCCCGGACTCCTGAAATTGCCAAACAGTCGCAGCATCAGCAACTAGAGTCTGAACATTTGATGTTGGCGCTGTTGGAGCAAGATGGGCTTGCCGCCAATATTTTTAATAAGTTGGGCGTTAATTCGCAGCAGGTACGCCACTATACCGAAGAATACATCCGTAAACAACCGAAGGTATCGGGCGCGGGTGGAGCCGTGTACTTGGGGCGATCGCTGGATGTCTTAACCGATCGCGCTGAGAAAATTCGGCTAGAATTTGGCGACGATTATATTTCTATCGAACATCTACTTTTGGCTTATCCCAAAGATGAACGATTTGGGCGAGGATTATTTCAAGAATTCAAACTAGACGAACGCAAGCTGAAAATAGCGGTTGACCAAATTAGAGGGACGCAGAAAGTGACCGATCAAAATCCAGAAGGAAAATACGAATCTTTAACCAAATATGGTCGAGATTTGACAGAATATGCCCGTCAAGGCAAACTCGATCCTGTGATTGGGCGAGATGACGAAATTCGGCGAACCATTCAAATTTTGTCGCGTCGGACTAAAAACAATCCCGTTTTAATTGGTGAACCCGGTGTGGGTAAAACGGCGATCGCGGAAGGATTAGCACAGCGTATCCTCAGTGGCGACGTTCCCGAATCACTAAAAGACCGTAAGCTAATTTCGTTAGATATGGGCGCACTGATTGCCGGAGCCAAGTACCGAGGCGAATTTGAAGATCGACTCAAAGCGGTTCTCAAAGAAGTCACTGATTCTCAAGGCAATATTATTCTGTTCATTGACGAAATTCACACCGTTGTTGGAGCGGGTGCAACCCAGGGCGCAATGGATGCTGGGAACCTATTGAAGCCGATGCTGGCGCGAGGCGAATTGCGCTGCATTGGGGCGACCACGTTAGATGAATACCGCAAATACATCGAAAAAGACGCAGCTTTAGAGCGCCGCTTCCAGCAGGTATATGTTGATCAACCCAGCGTTGAGGATACGATTTCAATTCTGCGCGGATTGAAAGAGCGCTATGAATTGCACCATGCGGTGAGAATTTCTGATAGTTCGTTAGTGGCAGCAGCTACCTTGTCGAATCGTTATATTAGCGATCGATTTTTACCCGACAAAGCGATCGATTTGGTAGACGAAGCCGCGGCAAAAATGAAGATGGAAATCACATCCAAACCCGACGCTTTGGATGAGGTCGATCGCAAAATTTTACAGCTTGAAATGGAGCGGCTTTCATTGAAAAAAGAAAGCGATTTAGCCTCTAAAGATCGCCTAGAGCGGATTGAGAAAGAACTGGCAGATCTCAAAGAAGAGCAACGGACGCTCAGCACTCAATGGCACGCCGAGAAGGACATCATTAATCAGGTACAGGCGATCAAAGAAGAGATCGATCGCGTCAACTTAGAAATTCAGCAGGCAGAACGTGACTATGACTTGAATAAAGCCGCCGAGTTGAAGTACGGCAAATCTACCGACCTCCAGCGCAAGCTGCAAGAGGCAGAAGTGAAGATGACCCAAACCCAAACCAATGGTAAATCTTTACTGCGGGAAGAAGTCTCGGAATCCGACATTGCCGAAATTATTTCTAAATGGACAGGCATTCCCATTAGTAAGCTCGTGGCTTCAGAAATGGATAAGTTGCTGCAACTCGAAGATGAACTTCATCAGCGGGTAGTCGGACAAGATGAAGCCGTGACTGCTGTAGCTGATGCAATTCAGCGATCGCGCGCCGGACTTTCTGATCCGAACCGCCCGATCGCCAGTTTCATTTTCTTAGGGCCTACCGGAGTTGGTAAAACGGAATTGGCAAAAGCTCTTGCCGCTTATTTATTCGATACCGAGGAAGCCATGGTGCGAATCGATATGTCAGAGTACATGGAAAAACATACCGTGTCTCGACTGATTGGCGCACCTCCAGGCTACGTGGGCTATGAGGAGGGTGGACAGCTTACCGAGGCTATCCGTCGTCGTCCCTATTCCGTCATTTTGTTCGACGAAATTGAGAAGGCGCATTCTGATGTATTTAACGTCATGTTGCAGATTTTAGATGATGGTCGTGTTACCGATTCGCAAGGTCGCACCGTAGACTTTAAGAACTCGATTATTATCATGACGAGTAACATCGGTTCGCAATACATTTTGGATCTAGCGGGGGATGATACTCAGCACGAAGAAATGCGATCGCGCGTCATGCTTGCCATGCGTGAAAACTTCCGTCCGGAGTTTCTGAATCGGATTGATGAGGTGATCATCTTCCACAGCTTACAAAAATCGGAACTGCGACGTATTATCAAACTGCAAGTAGAACGGTTAGCAGAACGGTTGAGCGATCGCAAAATGTCACTTCGTCTTTCAGATTCTGCTCTTGATTTCCTAGCAGAAGTCGGGTATGACCCCGTGTATGGTGCTCGTCCGCTCAAGCGTGCTATTCAACGTGAGCTAGAAACCCAGATCGCTAAAGCAATTCTGCGGAGCGAGTTTGTCAATGGCGACACGATTTTTGTAGATGTCGAAAACGAACGATTAGCGTTTAAGCGCTTGCCTTCGGAAGTATTGACAACCCAAGGGTAA
- a CDS encoding RidA family protein has translation MNRKNVSSGSPFEKPIGFSRAVCIGNIIAVAGTAPVAADGSTAFPGDVYEQTKRCLEIIQTAIEAADGRIEDVIRTRIMMTDISCWEEAAKAHGEVFGEIRPACTFVEVSRFIKEDWLVELEADCVTQL, from the coding sequence ATGAACAGAAAAAATGTGTCTTCGGGTTCTCCCTTCGAGAAGCCTATTGGTTTTTCAAGAGCAGTTTGTATTGGTAATATCATTGCGGTTGCCGGAACCGCACCCGTAGCTGCTGACGGTTCTACGGCGTTTCCAGGAGACGTGTATGAGCAAACAAAACGCTGTCTTGAAATTATTCAAACGGCGATCGAGGCAGCAGATGGTCGGATTGAAGATGTCATTCGCACCCGCATCATGATGACTGATATTTCGTGCTGGGAAGAAGCGGCAAAAGCGCACGGTGAGGTGTTTGGAGAGATTCGTCCGGCTTGCACCTTTGTGGAAGTATCGAGGTTTATTAAAGAAGACTGGCTAGTAGAACTTGAGGCGGACTGTGTGACTCAGCTATGA
- the bchI gene encoding magnesium chelatase ATPase subunit I, translating to MSPTATKLSPRRVFPFTAIVGQEEMKLALLLNVIDPKIGGVMIMGDRGTGKSTTIRALADVLPEIDVVAGDPFNSHPNDAGLMSDFVKEQIEAGQTPQVAQKKVPMIDLPLGATEDRVCGTIDIEKALSEGVKAFEPGLLAQANRGILYVDEVNLLDDHLVDVLLDSAASGWNTVEREGISIRHPARFVLVGSGNPEEGELRPQLLDRFGLHAEIRTVKDPTLRVEIVEQRSDFDQDPETFLEKHRPQQEALQQTLINAQTLLKSVNIDRDLKIKISQACSELDVDGLRGDIVTNRTAKALAALEGRTEVTVNDVQRVMVMALRHRLRKDPLESIDSGYKVGKVFNQVFGVVESADQNGAGQPVAIR from the coding sequence GTGAGTCCTACTGCCACCAAACTCTCCCCCCGTCGCGTGTTTCCCTTCACTGCCATTGTCGGTCAAGAGGAAATGAAACTAGCGCTGTTACTAAACGTTATTGACCCCAAAATCGGCGGTGTCATGATTATGGGCGATCGCGGCACTGGCAAATCCACCACTATTCGGGCATTAGCAGACGTGCTACCCGAAATTGACGTTGTCGCAGGCGACCCCTTCAACAGTCATCCCAACGATGCAGGGCTGATGAGCGACTTTGTTAAAGAACAGATCGAAGCCGGACAAACGCCCCAAGTGGCACAGAAAAAAGTGCCGATGATTGATCTGCCTTTAGGTGCAACCGAGGATCGGGTTTGCGGCACTATTGATATTGAAAAAGCCCTATCTGAAGGCGTAAAAGCCTTTGAACCTGGACTTTTGGCACAGGCGAATCGGGGCATTCTCTACGTCGATGAAGTCAACTTGCTAGATGATCACCTGGTCGATGTCCTGCTCGATTCAGCAGCTTCGGGCTGGAATACAGTGGAGCGGGAAGGCATTTCGATTCGTCACCCGGCGCGGTTTGTGTTAGTCGGCTCAGGCAACCCCGAAGAAGGTGAACTGCGCCCTCAACTGCTCGATCGCTTTGGGCTACACGCCGAGATCCGCACCGTTAAAGATCCAACTCTGCGAGTCGAAATTGTCGAGCAGCGATCGGACTTTGACCAAGATCCAGAAACGTTTTTAGAGAAGCACCGCCCCCAGCAAGAAGCGCTTCAACAAACTCTGATCAATGCGCAGACTTTACTAAAGTCGGTCAACATCGATCGCGATTTGAAGATTAAAATATCTCAAGCTTGCTCCGAGTTAGATGTGGATGGGCTACGGGGTGACATTGTGACTAATCGCACAGCCAAAGCGCTGGCAGCACTAGAAGGACGCACAGAAGTGACCGTTAACGATGTTCAGCGTGTCATGGTCATGGCGTTGCGTCACCGTCTCCGGAAAGATCCCCTAGAGTCAATTGATTCTGGGTATAAAGTTGGAAAAGTCTTCAATCAGGTGTTTGGGGTTGTTGAGTCGGCAGATCAAAATGGAGCGGGGCAGCCTGTGGCAATTCGTTAG